A stretch of the Aphis gossypii isolate Hap1 chromosome 2, ASM2018417v2, whole genome shotgun sequence genome encodes the following:
- the LOC114122968 gene encoding A-kinase anchor protein 10, mitochondrial has translation MLNFWKTIQSKKNPTSSANINNAGLNINSDGGLPLKDFEYDESDLYALEKCRLSLHFGEALVLDNSALLSMFRQFLDHRNSLPLYHLYMALLGRTDIEDELLRANLLKNISVHRIHFPDQLIAKINNQSRHIDIGDLKEVTDKVYAILQEYWNSFVQTDMFCKYQVDVLTGGQVTLGDILLCDGLLSYFMEFLDNEGCRSIVEFWLAATNFKSCVEQLKNTSVNYEQAQSDAICIYEKYLSLQATCSLGFTDQVRITVEESICPADIQGQTVTTISQCFRSAVLVVLAFLRHRCLMPFLSSQHYVRYLSELIKAGNSYQSLSQDNESSSSSVSEYSTNSKRSMSSLLPYSASTDSLWRKRQQSGLSFGRVDEYGRFERNIEPDPDKNKESGIRRMMKKFVNKEGVKMQEDMAWQVAEMIVKDVTSVTMANNDEDFGAE, from the exons ATGCTCAATTTCTGGAAAACAattcaatctaaaaaaaatccaacgtCATCGGCAAATATCAACAACGCTGGGTTGAACATTAACAGTGATGGAGGACTGCCTCTCAAAGATTTTGAATATGATGAGAGtg atCTCTATGCTCTGGAAAAATGTAGattatcattacattttgGTGAAGCATTAGTGTTGGATAATAGTGCACTATTATCCATGTTTAGACAGTTTTTAGATCACAGAAATTCATTACCACTCTACCATTTATACATGGCATTATTGGGTCGCACAGATATTGAAGATGAGTTATTACgtgcaaatttattaaaaaatatctcagTTCATCGGATTCATTTTCCAGATCAATTAatagctaaaataaataatcaaagtaGACATATAGATATTGGTGATTTAAAAGAAGTTACAGATAAAGTTTATGCAATATTACAAGA GTATTGGAATAGTTTTGTTCAGACTGATATGTTTTGTAAATACCAAGTAGATGTTTTAACAGGTGGACAAGTTACTCTTGGTGATATACTGCTTTGTGATGGACTTCTTTCTTACTTCATGGag TTCCTTGACAATGAAGGCTGTAGATCAATTGTTGAATTCTGGTTAGCGgctacaaattttaaaagttgtgttgaacaattaaaaaatacttcagTTAACTATGAGCAAGCACAAAGTGATgctatttgtatttatgagAA ATATCTTTCTCTTCAAGCAACATGTTCACTTGGCTTTACTGATCAAGTAAGAATTACTGTTGAAGAGTCTATTTGTCCAGCTGACATACAAGGCCAAACTGTAACAACAATTAGCCAGTGTTTTAGATCTGCCGTTTTAGTAGTCCTAGCATTCTTACGTCATAGATGTTTAATGCCATTCCTATCATCTCAACATTATGTACGTTATTTGTCCGAATTAATAAAAGCTGGAAATTCCTATCAATCCCTTTCCCAAGACAACGAATCATCTAGTTCATCAGTTTCTGAGTATAGTACTAATTCAAAACGATCAATGTCTTCTCTTTTACCATATTCAGCCAGTACAGATTCATTATGGAGAAAAAGACAGCAAAG tggCTTAAGTTTTGGTCGAGTTGATGAATATGGTCGTTTTGAAAGGAATATAGAACCAGATCCAGATAAAAACAAAG aatctgGCATTAGGAGAATGATGAAAAAATTTGTCAATAAAGAAGGAGTAAAAATGCAAGAAGATATGGCTTGGCAAGTAGCTGAAATGATTGTAAAAGATGTTACAAGTGTGACAATGGCAAACAATGATGAAGATTTTGGTGCAGAATaa